CGGTGGGTTTCCTTGAGAGGTCCAACGTCAACGTGGTGGAGGAGATGACCAAGATGATAGAGGCCAACAGGGCTTACGAGGCGGCGGCCAAGACGGTTACCATTCAGGACGAGCTGTCCTCCCGGCTGTCCAACTCCTTCGGCAGGCCCAGTTAAAGGAGGTAGAGAGGGATGATACGTTCCCTTTGGTCCGGTGCCACCGGCATGATAGCCCAACAGACCAACCTGGACGTGGTAAGCCATAACCTGGCCAACGTGAACACCTCTGGGTTCAAGAAGCTCAGGGCGGATTTCCAGGATCTCATGTATCAGATAGATCGGGAGCCCGGGGCTCCTGTGGAGCCTGCCTCCATGATACCCACCGGGATTCAGGTGGGCTTAGGCTCCCGGGTGGCGGGGACCAGCAGGATAATGGGTCAGGGTAACATGCAGGTGACCGGTAACCCCACCGACGTGGCCATAGAGGGGGATGGGTTTTTCCAGGTCACCATGCCCGATGGCACCGTGGCCTACACCCGGGATGGGTCGTGGCGCATCGATGGCAACGGCCAGATAGTTACCGCCGACGGTTATCTTTTGGAGCCCGCCGTGACGGTGCCCAACAACGCCAAGGAGATAATAA
Above is a genomic segment from Thermanaerothrix sp. containing:
- the flgG gene encoding flagellar basal-body rod protein FlgG, with product MIRSLWSGATGMIAQQTNLDVVSHNLANVNTSGFKKLRADFQDLMYQIDREPGAPVEPASMIPTGIQVGLGSRVAGTSRIMGQGNMQVTGNPTDVAIEGDGFFQVTMPDGTVAYTRDGSWRIDGNGQIVTADGYLLEPAVTVPNNAKEIIISPTGQVSVLLPGDPNPQEIGQIQLARFVNPGGLKALGKNLFIETPASGAPIVGNPGEEGLGNTIQRTLEMANVQVVEEMVNMIVAQRAYEANSKTISTADELLRIANNLRR